One window from the genome of Phycisphaerales bacterium encodes:
- a CDS encoding flagellar FliJ family protein: MPRFVFELEAVLKQRLAEERERQLAVAVLERERQQLEDLIRTYQRDLTSERDELREQLAATQARSATLDFRGVRFQAGASLRLVTMAQRAVLQLAGVHKKIDAARLLLLQATTRRKGVEMLKERRHEEWKLEQRKREEAALDELNVVRASRTEEPL; this comes from the coding sequence ATGCCGCGATTCGTCTTTGAGCTTGAGGCCGTGCTGAAGCAGCGGCTCGCGGAAGAACGCGAGCGGCAGCTGGCGGTAGCCGTGCTCGAGCGCGAGCGGCAGCAGCTTGAGGACCTCATCCGCACTTACCAGCGCGACCTCACCAGCGAGCGCGACGAGCTGCGGGAACAGCTCGCGGCCACTCAGGCCCGTTCCGCAACGCTCGACTTCCGCGGCGTGCGATTCCAGGCCGGCGCCTCGCTGCGGCTGGTCACGATGGCGCAGCGGGCAGTCCTCCAGCTCGCGGGCGTGCACAAGAAGATCGACGCGGCCCGCCTGCTGCTCCTCCAGGCCACCACCCGCCGCAAGGGCGTCGAGATGCTGAAGGAGCGGCGACACGAGGAGTGGAAACTGGAGCAGCGCAAGCGCGAGGAGGCCGCGCTCGATGAGCTGAATGTGGTGCGGGCGAGCCGCACCGAGGAGCCGTTATGA
- a CDS encoding flagellar M-ring protein FliF C-terminal domain-containing protein translates to MDQVRRILASVAEQLKKLSPSHKLAMASVALLLVTVMLVVAQWTGKPDLVDLLPTASAQEVEQAKVALVSAGFEVVPKSGKLMVRSADQVKARAVLAQTGQMPRDKQLLFETLIEKNSWTNSRQQNEMNFLNALMNELALTIGSFKGVDHAKVLIDVPEAVGLGAAVRRPTASATVWTDTGEAMPQSMVDAVASFIAGSRAGLDVSRVKVIDGSTGRQRKVTTDEDAMASSYLEHAAKVESQTQEKVMGLLAFIPDVIVAVTAQVDVTKVTTQTQKYLPEDQGSVVLTKKETAVETTSQDAAPGGEPGPASNVQADINRGLGGGSRTASTETTVENETRAGVSTESVIDPKGHPTMVAVSVNVPRRFVAGLVQPAAGGAEAAASKQQIEDEFKDLQSVIRNMIRPQVRAMTVAANAKADPKAIDALVDQSISVSLIPDMPRGEPGPQQAGLLGSLASGSGGGGRNVLGVPGGLIEKGVLGLLGVFALGMMVVMVKKAGRKTDIPSAEELVGLPPTLDAQADIIGEAAEGEMAMEGIEVGDDQMQSQQLLQTVSQMVQENPQSAAKMLNRWINVED, encoded by the coding sequence ATGGACCAGGTTCGCCGCATCCTGGCGAGTGTCGCCGAGCAGCTCAAAAAACTGAGCCCCAGCCATAAGCTGGCAATGGCGAGCGTGGCCCTGCTGCTGGTCACGGTGATGCTGGTCGTCGCGCAGTGGACGGGCAAGCCGGACCTCGTGGACCTGCTGCCGACGGCGAGCGCACAGGAGGTCGAGCAGGCGAAGGTCGCGCTTGTGAGCGCCGGGTTTGAGGTGGTGCCCAAAAGCGGCAAGCTGATGGTGCGCTCGGCGGACCAGGTGAAGGCCCGGGCGGTGCTGGCGCAGACGGGGCAGATGCCGCGGGACAAGCAGCTGCTCTTCGAGACGCTGATCGAGAAGAACAGCTGGACCAACTCGCGCCAGCAGAACGAGATGAACTTTCTGAATGCCCTGATGAACGAGCTGGCGCTCACTATCGGCAGCTTCAAGGGCGTGGACCACGCGAAGGTGCTCATCGATGTGCCCGAGGCGGTGGGGCTGGGCGCGGCGGTGCGGCGCCCGACTGCGAGCGCGACGGTGTGGACTGACACTGGCGAGGCGATGCCGCAGTCGATGGTGGACGCGGTGGCGAGTTTCATTGCGGGCTCGCGGGCGGGGCTGGACGTCAGCCGCGTGAAGGTGATCGACGGCAGCACCGGTCGGCAGCGGAAGGTAACGACCGACGAGGATGCAATGGCGTCCAGCTACCTGGAGCACGCCGCGAAGGTGGAGAGTCAGACGCAGGAGAAGGTCATGGGCCTTCTCGCGTTCATCCCTGATGTGATCGTGGCGGTCACGGCGCAGGTGGACGTCACCAAGGTAACGACCCAGACGCAGAAGTACCTGCCCGAGGACCAGGGCAGCGTGGTGCTGACCAAGAAGGAGACCGCGGTCGAGACGACGTCGCAGGACGCGGCGCCGGGGGGCGAGCCGGGCCCGGCGTCGAACGTGCAGGCCGATATCAACCGCGGCCTGGGCGGGGGCTCGCGCACGGCGAGCACCGAGACCACGGTGGAGAATGAGACGCGCGCGGGCGTTTCGACCGAGTCGGTGATCGATCCGAAAGGGCACCCGACCATGGTCGCCGTGTCGGTGAACGTGCCGCGCCGGTTCGTTGCTGGCCTGGTGCAGCCGGCCGCGGGCGGGGCGGAGGCCGCCGCCAGCAAGCAGCAGATCGAAGACGAGTTCAAGGACCTCCAATCGGTCATCCGCAACATGATCCGGCCGCAGGTGCGCGCGATGACGGTCGCGGCCAATGCCAAGGCGGACCCGAAGGCAATCGACGCGCTGGTCGACCAATCCATCAGCGTGTCACTCATCCCCGATATGCCCAGGGGTGAGCCGGGCCCGCAGCAGGCGGGGCTGCTCGGGTCGCTGGCGAGCGGTTCTGGCGGCGGTGGTCGCAACGTGCTCGGCGTTCCAGGGGGGCTGATCGAGAAGGGCGTGCTCGGGCTGCTGGGCGTCTTCGCACTGGGCATGATGGTCGTGATGGTCAAGAAGGCCGGGCGCAAGACGGACATCCCGAGCGCCGAGGAGCTCGTCGGGCTGCCGCCCACGCTGGATGCTCAGGCCGACATTATCGGCGAGGCCGCGGAGGGCGAGATGGCGATGGAGGGCATTGAGGTCGGCGACGACCAGATGCAGAGCCAGCAGCTTCTGCAGACCGTGAGCCAGATGGTGCAGGAGAACCCGCAGTCCGCGGCCAAGATGCTCAACCGCTGGATCAACGTGGAAGATTGA
- the fliG gene encoding flagellar motor switch protein FliG, with protein sequence MPRRPHEKLPAKAAELEGLTKAAILMLAIGPERASSVLKQLPPQGVEEVTRELASLGRVPQSLQAEVVEEFYNITVASQYANEGSLDYARQLLANSLDSKSAERMLGQIQTQVQKTPFSFLQRAESENLMTFIQDEHPQTIALIVCHLPHHKAAEILVGLPMQKQIEVIKRVANMEQTNPEVIREVEKGLESRLSSMLVQSMEKAGGVDTVAEILNLADRSTEKSIMEGLEAEDPDLVEQIRRLMFVFEDVLKVNDKGIQAVLKEVDNSELSLALKTASSELQTKIFKNMSERAAALIKEDMEYMGPVRVSDVETAQQRIVDIVRRLEESGDVVIEGRGGDAEQLV encoded by the coding sequence ATGCCGCGCCGCCCGCACGAGAAACTGCCCGCGAAAGCCGCCGAGCTGGAAGGCCTCACAAAGGCCGCGATCCTGATGCTGGCAATCGGTCCGGAGCGGGCCTCGAGCGTGCTGAAGCAGCTTCCGCCGCAGGGGGTGGAGGAGGTCACGCGCGAGCTGGCGAGCCTGGGTCGCGTGCCGCAGTCGCTGCAGGCCGAGGTGGTGGAGGAGTTCTACAACATCACCGTTGCGAGCCAGTACGCCAACGAGGGCAGCCTCGATTACGCCCGGCAGCTGCTGGCCAACTCGCTGGACAGCAAGAGCGCCGAGCGGATGCTGGGGCAGATCCAGACCCAGGTGCAGAAGACGCCGTTCTCGTTCCTGCAGAGGGCCGAGAGCGAGAACCTGATGACGTTCATCCAGGACGAGCACCCGCAGACGATCGCGCTGATCGTGTGCCACCTGCCGCACCACAAGGCCGCGGAGATCCTGGTCGGCCTGCCCATGCAGAAGCAGATCGAGGTGATCAAGCGGGTTGCGAACATGGAGCAGACCAACCCGGAGGTCATCCGCGAGGTGGAGAAGGGCCTGGAGTCGCGCCTCTCCAGCATGCTGGTGCAGAGCATGGAGAAGGCGGGCGGCGTCGACACCGTTGCCGAGATCCTCAACCTCGCCGACCGCTCGACCGAGAAGAGCATCATGGAGGGGCTGGAGGCCGAGGACCCGGACCTTGTCGAGCAGATCCGCCGACTGATGTTCGTGTTCGAGGACGTGCTGAAGGTCAACGACAAGGGCATCCAGGCGGTGCTCAAGGAGGTCGACAACAGCGAGCTGTCGCTGGCCCTCAAGACCGCCAGCAGCGAGCTACAGACCAAGATCTTCAAGAACATGTCGGAGCGCGCCGCGGCCCTCATCAAGGAGGACATGGAGTACATGGGCCCGGTGCGGGTCAGCGACGTGGAGACGGCGCAGCAGCGGATCGTGGACATCGTGCGGCGTCTGGAAGAGTCGGGCGACGTGGTCATCGAAGGCCGCGGCGGCGACGCGGAGCAGCTGGTCTAA
- the ptsP gene encoding phosphoenolpyruvate--protein phosphotransferase, which translates to MRVEYRFSCTLKNGLHARPASMLAEAARAFTSAVVLRKGTGESADLRSVLSLVGLDIKLDDECVIEIEGDDAAACRVALVELIEQRLRQEDEAGSEAIAHAETDTVSLPVSLARLHPRVLRGRGVSGGIGRGDAVIVSGLTLTPEQASARAGSAEEELARLRLATAGLRDELSRRALTAAGLERELLSAHASMAADPAMLAEMEAQVRRGATAVQAVSAAAGGFCQRLSGATSAYIRDRVVDVQDVAMQLLTRLGGKQCMGCEVTLRGPSVVFADVLTPSQLMAFERSKLQGLVLGPVGATSHTIILARSMGVPTIIDAPVHEAREGWAVIVDGTRGVALVEPTPPVARWYDAAQHAEHARARRLLPLVGGRAVTRDGVALEVGCNASGLAEVERAAAGGADGVGLLRTELLFLERDTPPSEDEQFEQYAAVVRAAGGRPVIIRTLDIGGDKPAPYMKLPAEDNPFLGERGFRLYSSHQGLIQSQLRAVLRVSVLGPVKVMAPMISTPAEAAVFRVMVEEAKRSLEARGQAFGASVAVGVMVEVPALATVMDQLCRHVDFVSIGTNDLAQYTFAVDRGNRRVAALHDVRHPAFLRLLRTIVEGARAAGTWVGVCGEMGGDPANIPVLLGLGVDEVSAAPGEIGKIKLVVREADAGRCRELLARACNCEDSAQVASLLGAGEWRGPGAAAVVSEELIAVGVRASTKEEAIRAAVDHLYVHARTDGSDVVEAAVWAREGEYSTGLGYGFAVPHCRTESVTAASLVVLKLASPVEWESSDGQPVSVVMLLTVPAADTTGAHMKVFAKLARKLMHEEFRDSITAARTPGELHAALSAALGL; encoded by the coding sequence ATGCGCGTCGAGTACCGATTCAGCTGCACGCTCAAGAACGGGCTGCACGCCCGCCCGGCGAGCATGCTGGCGGAGGCGGCGCGGGCGTTCACGTCCGCGGTCGTGCTGCGAAAGGGCACGGGCGAGAGCGCAGACCTTCGCAGCGTGCTTTCGCTCGTGGGGCTGGACATCAAGCTGGATGACGAGTGCGTCATCGAGATCGAGGGCGATGACGCGGCCGCATGCCGCGTGGCTCTGGTCGAGCTGATCGAGCAGCGGCTGAGGCAGGAGGATGAGGCCGGGAGCGAGGCGATCGCCCACGCGGAGACGGACACGGTATCGCTGCCGGTGAGCCTTGCCCGCCTGCACCCGCGCGTGCTGCGCGGGCGCGGGGTCTCGGGGGGGATTGGGCGCGGCGATGCGGTCATCGTGTCGGGCTTGACGCTCACGCCGGAGCAGGCCTCCGCGCGGGCGGGCTCGGCGGAGGAGGAGCTGGCAAGGCTGCGGCTCGCGACGGCGGGCCTGCGGGATGAACTCTCGCGCCGGGCCCTAACCGCGGCGGGGCTCGAGCGCGAGTTGCTGAGTGCACACGCGAGCATGGCGGCGGACCCGGCGATGCTCGCGGAGATGGAGGCGCAGGTGCGCCGGGGTGCGACGGCGGTGCAGGCGGTAAGTGCCGCGGCCGGGGGCTTCTGCCAGCGGCTCTCCGGCGCGACGAGCGCGTACATCCGCGACCGCGTGGTGGACGTGCAGGATGTAGCGATGCAGCTGCTCACGCGATTGGGTGGGAAGCAGTGCATGGGGTGCGAGGTGACGCTGCGCGGACCGAGCGTCGTGTTCGCCGATGTGCTGACGCCCAGCCAGCTCATGGCGTTTGAGCGTTCAAAGCTGCAGGGGCTGGTGCTGGGGCCGGTGGGGGCGACGTCCCACACCATTATTCTGGCCCGATCGATGGGTGTGCCCACCATTATCGATGCCCCGGTGCACGAGGCGCGCGAGGGCTGGGCGGTGATCGTGGACGGCACGCGCGGCGTTGCGTTGGTGGAGCCAACGCCACCGGTGGCGAGGTGGTACGACGCCGCCCAGCATGCCGAACACGCGCGTGCACGTCGGCTCCTGCCGCTCGTTGGCGGTAGGGCCGTAACTCGCGATGGCGTGGCTCTCGAGGTGGGCTGCAATGCGTCCGGCCTGGCGGAGGTAGAGCGGGCGGCGGCTGGCGGGGCGGATGGCGTTGGGCTGCTCCGCACTGAGCTGCTTTTCCTGGAACGCGATACGCCGCCATCGGAAGACGAGCAGTTCGAGCAGTATGCGGCCGTGGTGCGGGCGGCCGGAGGGCGGCCGGTGATCATCCGCACGCTGGACATCGGGGGCGACAAGCCGGCGCCGTACATGAAGCTCCCGGCTGAGGACAATCCGTTCCTCGGCGAGCGCGGGTTCCGGCTGTATTCGTCGCACCAGGGGCTGATCCAGTCGCAGTTGCGGGCCGTGCTGAGGGTGTCGGTGCTGGGGCCGGTGAAGGTGATGGCGCCGATGATCTCAACGCCGGCGGAGGCCGCGGTGTTCAGGGTCATGGTCGAGGAGGCGAAGCGCTCGCTCGAGGCGCGGGGCCAGGCGTTCGGAGCGAGCGTCGCCGTCGGTGTAATGGTCGAGGTGCCGGCCTTGGCAACGGTCATGGACCAGCTCTGCCGGCATGTGGACTTTGTCAGCATCGGGACCAACGACCTGGCGCAGTACACCTTTGCGGTGGACCGCGGCAACCGTCGTGTCGCAGCGTTGCACGACGTGCGGCATCCCGCGTTTCTGCGGCTGCTGAGGACGATTGTCGAGGGCGCCCGCGCCGCCGGGACATGGGTCGGCGTGTGCGGGGAGATGGGCGGCGACCCGGCGAACATCCCGGTGCTGCTGGGGCTTGGTGTCGATGAGGTCAGCGCGGCGCCGGGTGAGATCGGCAAGATCAAGCTGGTGGTGCGGGAAGCGGACGCGGGGCGTTGCCGTGAGCTGTTGGCGAGGGCCTGCAACTGCGAGGACTCGGCCCAGGTCGCGTCACTTCTGGGCGCGGGCGAGTGGCGGGGCCCCGGCGCCGCTGCGGTTGTCTCGGAGGAGCTGATCGCGGTAGGAGTTAGGGCATCGACCAAGGAAGAGGCGATCCGCGCGGCCGTGGATCACCTTTACGTGCACGCCCGCACCGACGGATCGGACGTCGTCGAGGCCGCGGTGTGGGCCCGCGAGGGCGAGTACTCAACCGGACTTGGCTATGGCTTCGCGGTGCCGCACTGCCGGACCGAGAGTGTCACAGCGGCGAGCCTGGTGGTGCTGAAACTCGCGAGCCCGGTCGAGTGGGAGTCGAGCGACGGTCAGCCGGTTTCGGTCGTCATGCTTCTGACCGTCCCGGCCGCGGACACGACGGGCGCCCACATGAAGGTTTTCGCCAAGCTCGCCCGCAAGCTGATGCACGAAGAGTTCCGCGACTCGATCACCGCCGCCCGGACCCCGGGCGAGCTACACGCAGCCCTGAGCGCGGCGCTCGGCCTCTGA
- a CDS encoding PTS fructose transporter subunit IIB, whose translation MKIVAVTACPTGIAHTYMAAEQLQKTAKAAGHSILVETQGAMGIEDELSKKDIADADVAIFAVDIEVEKRERFDGKKTLQVSVSEAIKNPKGVLSKAGVTVG comes from the coding sequence ATGAAGATTGTGGCCGTGACAGCCTGCCCCACCGGGATCGCGCACACGTACATGGCGGCGGAGCAGCTGCAGAAGACGGCGAAGGCCGCGGGCCACAGCATCCTCGTGGAGACGCAGGGGGCGATGGGGATCGAGGACGAGTTGTCCAAGAAGGATATCGCCGACGCCGACGTGGCGATCTTCGCGGTCGACATCGAGGTCGAGAAGCGTGAGCGCTTCGACGGCAAGAAGACGCTGCAGGTGAGCGTGTCGGAGGCGATCAAGAACCCCAAGGGCGTGCTCAGCAAGGCCGGGGTGACGGTCGGCTGA
- a CDS encoding FliI/YscN family ATPase, with translation MTAFATAFDALTRVQPLGVVGTVAALRGLTVLVDDLPVPIGSLVSIESGASNNGRASYAEVVGFTREHAILMLLGQTTGIRPGDRVTCEEVTQTAPVGPRLLGRVVDGLARPIDEKGGIADCVHLPISPEPIKALRRRRINQPLYTGVRAIDLMTTLGRGQRMGLFAGPGVGKSTLLGTIARRTSADVNVIALIGERGREVKDFIEHSLGPDGLARSVVVVATSDESPLLRLRAAKLACTAAEYFRARGLDVLLMMDSITRFAQAQRQVGLSVGEPPATKGYTPSVFANMALLLERAGALEVAPGSGKAGSITGLYTILVEGDDMTEPIADAARGILDGHIILSRKLAQKSHYPAIDVLDSVSRVQNDVVSAEHAAARRQWSRLLATYRDVEDLVQIGAYARGSNPEADVAIDLNRTINDVLRQGGDDATPFEKSLATMLRISKDSSDALARATKAKR, from the coding sequence TTGACCGCGTTCGCGACAGCCTTTGACGCACTGACGCGCGTGCAGCCGCTCGGAGTGGTCGGCACGGTCGCTGCGCTTCGTGGGCTGACGGTGCTGGTTGATGACCTGCCGGTTCCGATCGGCTCGCTCGTCTCGATCGAGTCTGGTGCTTCGAACAATGGTCGAGCGAGCTACGCGGAAGTCGTGGGCTTCACACGCGAGCACGCGATCCTGATGCTGCTGGGGCAGACCACCGGCATCCGCCCCGGCGACCGTGTGACGTGCGAGGAGGTGACGCAGACCGCCCCCGTCGGCCCGCGACTGCTGGGGCGAGTGGTCGACGGGCTGGCGCGACCGATCGACGAGAAGGGCGGCATCGCCGACTGCGTGCACCTGCCCATCAGCCCGGAGCCGATCAAGGCCCTTCGCCGCCGCCGCATCAACCAGCCGCTGTACACCGGCGTGCGGGCGATCGACCTGATGACGACGCTCGGGCGCGGGCAGCGCATGGGCTTGTTTGCTGGTCCGGGTGTGGGCAAGTCCACCCTGCTGGGCACCATCGCCAGACGCACCAGCGCGGATGTCAACGTCATTGCCCTTATCGGTGAGCGTGGGCGCGAGGTGAAGGACTTCATCGAGCACAGCCTCGGGCCCGATGGGCTGGCGCGGTCAGTCGTTGTCGTCGCGACCAGCGACGAGTCGCCGCTGCTGCGACTCCGGGCCGCGAAGCTCGCGTGCACCGCGGCCGAGTACTTCCGCGCCCGCGGGCTGGACGTGCTCCTGATGATGGACTCCATCACCCGCTTCGCTCAGGCGCAGCGCCAAGTGGGGCTGAGCGTGGGCGAGCCGCCGGCGACCAAGGGCTACACGCCCAGCGTGTTCGCCAACATGGCGCTGCTGCTGGAGCGGGCGGGGGCGCTCGAGGTCGCTCCGGGCAGCGGCAAGGCGGGCTCGATCACCGGGCTCTACACCATCCTCGTCGAAGGCGACGACATGACCGAGCCCATCGCCGACGCGGCCCGCGGTATCCTCGACGGCCACATCATCTTGTCGCGTAAGCTCGCCCAAAAGTCGCACTATCCGGCAATCGACGTGCTCGACTCCGTTAGTCGCGTGCAGAACGACGTCGTGTCGGCCGAGCACGCGGCCGCGCGCCGCCAGTGGTCGCGCCTGCTCGCAACCTACCGAGACGTGGAGGATCTTGTGCAGATCGGCGCCTATGCCCGCGGCAGCAATCCCGAGGCCGACGTCGCAATCGATCTCAACCGCACCATCAACGACGTGCTGCGCCAGGGCGGCGACGACGCCACGCCCTTCGAGAAGTCGCTCGCCACCATGCTCCGCATTTCGAAGGACAGTTCCGACGCGCTCGCCCGCGCCACGAAGGCCAAACGGTGA
- a CDS encoding PTS fructose transporter subunit IIC: MERLKQLRQHLLTGVSYAIPFVACGGILIAAALAFAPKGANNAPDPSSVPALMFMLKVGVVSFKLMLAILGAYIAYSIAGKPGLVAGAIGGFVCNDLNLLIFFPQEGVKDAPAGFLGAILAGLLAGYLVQGIKKVPTHKFIKPIMPILVIPIVSSVIVCGLMMSVLGPPLVELMGFLSTELREMQGGNAVLLAMLLGAMIAFDMGGPVNKAAFFFASGLIAEGNIYVMGPVAAAICTPPLGMGLATIIGRRLWTEEQRESGYAAVGMGMIGITEGAIPFAASDPLRVIPCIMLGSMVASTTAMLAHVGDNAPHGGPIVLPVVDNKLMYIVAIVAGTLVTAVAINVVKMMSRKQEPAAS, translated from the coding sequence ATGGAACGGCTGAAACAGCTCCGTCAGCACCTGCTCACGGGTGTGTCGTACGCGATTCCGTTTGTGGCATGCGGCGGCATCCTGATCGCCGCGGCCCTGGCGTTCGCACCGAAGGGGGCCAACAACGCGCCCGACCCGTCGAGCGTGCCCGCCCTCATGTTCATGCTGAAGGTGGGGGTGGTCAGCTTCAAGCTGATGCTCGCGATACTTGGCGCGTACATCGCGTACTCAATCGCCGGCAAGCCAGGGCTGGTGGCGGGAGCGATCGGCGGGTTCGTGTGCAACGACCTGAACCTGCTGATATTCTTCCCGCAGGAGGGCGTGAAGGATGCACCCGCGGGGTTCCTGGGCGCGATCCTCGCAGGCCTGCTGGCCGGGTACCTGGTGCAGGGCATCAAGAAGGTGCCCACGCACAAGTTCATCAAGCCGATCATGCCGATCCTGGTGATCCCGATTGTGTCGTCGGTGATCGTGTGCGGGCTCATGATGAGCGTGCTCGGCCCGCCGCTCGTAGAACTCATGGGCTTCCTGTCCACCGAACTGCGTGAGATGCAGGGCGGGAACGCCGTGCTGCTCGCGATGCTGCTGGGCGCGATGATTGCCTTTGACATGGGCGGCCCCGTGAACAAGGCGGCGTTCTTCTTCGCGTCAGGGCTGATCGCGGAGGGGAATATCTACGTAATGGGGCCGGTTGCCGCGGCCATCTGCACGCCGCCCCTGGGAATGGGGCTGGCGACCATCATCGGGCGACGACTGTGGACGGAAGAGCAGCGCGAGTCCGGCTATGCCGCGGTCGGCATGGGCATGATCGGAATCACCGAGGGCGCGATCCCCTTCGCGGCGTCGGACCCGCTGCGGGTGATTCCCTGCATCATGTTGGGATCGATGGTGGCGAGCACGACGGCGATGCTGGCCCACGTCGGTGACAATGCGCCGCACGGCGGGCCGATCGTGCTGCCGGTCGTCGACAACAAGCTGATGTACATCGTGGCGATCGTCGCCGGCACGCTCGTGACCGCAGTCGCGATCAACGTAGTCAAGATGATGTCGCGGAAGCAGGAGCCGGCTGCATCCTGA
- a CDS encoding FliH/SctL family protein, whose translation MIRQSLADRVVQDAIVLDLGDLTRQGEQVRAHALKEAEAILARAQQERQRLLASAKEEGIRQGHAEGLARGLEEGRKKGYDAAVAERRHQLDTLAAGWGAALAQFEAERDRMLLEAREDLVRLAVMLGERVTRRKIETDPQVVASQLESVLSLFAKPTRLTVTISTEDEVLAREVLPDLMARYPAAQHVDLRIDPALARGSCAGTTSGGGRIDASIPTQLDRIARALLPSGGEGGAIHAGGQA comes from the coding sequence GTGATCCGTCAATCCTTGGCCGACCGCGTGGTGCAGGATGCCATCGTTCTCGACCTGGGTGACCTCACGCGTCAGGGCGAGCAGGTGCGGGCCCACGCGTTGAAGGAGGCGGAGGCGATCCTCGCGCGGGCGCAGCAGGAACGTCAGAGGCTGCTCGCGAGCGCGAAGGAGGAGGGCATCCGGCAGGGGCATGCCGAGGGGCTGGCGAGGGGGCTGGAGGAGGGCCGCAAGAAGGGCTACGACGCTGCAGTCGCCGAGCGACGGCACCAGCTCGACACGCTGGCGGCGGGCTGGGGGGCTGCGCTGGCGCAGTTCGAGGCGGAACGGGACCGCATGCTGCTCGAGGCACGCGAAGACCTGGTGCGGCTGGCCGTCATGCTGGGCGAGCGCGTGACGCGCCGGAAGATCGAGACGGATCCGCAGGTCGTGGCTTCACAGCTGGAGAGCGTGCTGTCGCTGTTTGCGAAGCCGACGCGACTCACGGTCACCATCAGCACCGAGGATGAGGTGCTCGCCCGGGAGGTTCTTCCGGACTTGATGGCGCGGTACCCGGCGGCGCAGCATGTTGACCTGAGAATCGATCCGGCGCTGGCTCGAGGGTCGTGCGCGGGTACCACGAGCGGCGGGGGGCGGATCGACGCGTCGATCCCGACGCAGCTGGACCGCATTGCGCGGGCGCTGCTCCCAAGCGGCGGTGAAGGTGGCGCGATTCACGCAGGAGGTCAGGCTTGA